The following proteins are co-located in the Macadamia integrifolia cultivar HAES 741 chromosome 3, SCU_Mint_v3, whole genome shotgun sequence genome:
- the LOC122072826 gene encoding 50S ribosomal protein L7/L12, protein MRHFRTISDTSSCLYRLAHQRSSFHSQVIKHPKLSAPNRSKTLYIVSSSFSYLSRRPDSVTINHRLWNHSRFAYESTSTSTGQESKVNPTERVSLIVDEISGLTLLEVADLTEVVRQKLGVNEMPIMTMMMPGMGFAVKGSGKGGGAVKGEDKKAEKTSFDLKLEGFDAAAKIKIIKEVRTFTDLGLKEAKDLVEKAPTLLKKGVPKEEAEKIIEKMKEVGAKVVME, encoded by the coding sequence ATGAGGCATTTTCGAACAATTTCTGATACATCCTCATGTCTTTATAGACTCGCGCATCAACGATCTAGTTTTCATTCGCAGGTGATAAAACACCCTAAATTATCAGCACCCAATCGATCGAAGACTCTGTATATCgtatcttcttcattttcatatCTATCTCGAAGGCCTGATTCAGTTACTATTAACCATCGGTTATGGAATCATTCCAGATTTGCGTATGAATCTACTTCGACTTCAACGGGACAAGAATCGAAGGTCAACCCAACTGAGAGGGTTTCACTGATTGTAGATGAGATTTCTGGTCTTACTTTACTTGAGGTTGCAGATCTTACGGAGGTTGTGCGGCAGAAATTGGGTGTAAACGAAATGCCGATCATGACTATGATGATGCCGGGGATGGGATTTGCCGTTAAGGGTTCGGGGAAGGGTGGCGGTGCTGTGAAGGGGGAAGATAAGAAGGCGGAGAAGACTTCGTTTGATTTGAAGCTTGAGGGGTTTGATGCTGCTGCAAAGATTAAAATTATTAAGGAAGTCAGGACTTTTACCGATTTGGGTCTCAAGGAGGCGAAGGATTTGGTGGAAAAAGCTCCCACTCTGTTGAAGAAAGGGGTACCCAAAGAGGAGGCTGAGAAGATAATTGAGAAGATGAAAGAGGTTGGCGCCAAAGTTGTAATGGAATAA